The following proteins are encoded in a genomic region of Streptomyces sp. SLBN-31:
- a CDS encoding metalloregulator ArsR/SmtB family transcription factor, producing MTSDMTPPTSSDDAAIESVSALGEGTRRQMFAFIRRARRPVTRDEAAASAGISRKLAAFHLDKLVDAGLLRARYASPTGVRKVGRQPKVYEPTDTPIRVSIPDRRHELLADLLVQAVVTEGEHETAVQAAMRTAGQRGQQLGEEERTQTRPGRLGAERGLTLCERMLDRHGFEPSREAPDRLRLRNCPFHPVAAQAPDLVCGMNHAFLTGYLQGLRAPAVEAVLAPRPGECCVELRHTAVRDETEGAAP from the coding sequence GTGACCTCCGACATGACCCCGCCCACCTCTTCCGACGACGCCGCGATCGAATCCGTCAGCGCGCTCGGCGAGGGCACCCGGCGGCAGATGTTCGCCTTCATCCGCCGCGCCCGTCGCCCCGTCACACGCGACGAGGCGGCCGCCAGCGCCGGCATCTCCCGCAAACTCGCCGCGTTCCACCTCGACAAGCTCGTCGACGCCGGCCTGCTGCGCGCCCGCTACGCCTCTCCCACGGGCGTCCGCAAAGTGGGCAGGCAGCCCAAGGTGTACGAGCCCACCGACACGCCGATCCGCGTCAGCATCCCCGACCGCCGCCACGAGCTCCTGGCCGACCTGCTCGTCCAGGCAGTCGTGACCGAAGGCGAGCACGAGACCGCGGTCCAGGCGGCGATGCGCACGGCCGGACAACGGGGCCAACAACTCGGCGAGGAGGAACGCACTCAGACGCGCCCCGGCCGGCTCGGCGCCGAGCGGGGTCTGACCCTGTGTGAGCGCATGCTCGACCGGCACGGCTTCGAACCCTCACGCGAGGCCCCCGACCGGCTACGACTGCGCAACTGCCCCTTCCACCCCGTAGCCGCCCAGGCCCCCGACCTCGTCTGCGGCATGAACCACGCCTTCCTCACCGGCTATCTGCAAGGACTGCGCGCTCCGGCAGTCGAGGCGGTTCTGGCTCCGCGCCCGGGCGAATGCTGCGTCGAACTCCGTCACACGGCGGTACGCGACGAGACGGAGGGGGCGGCCCCGTGA
- a CDS encoding ArsC/Spx/MgsR family protein, with protein sequence MEIWINPGCSKCVSALSMLDAEDASYTVRHYLEEPPTAQEIEEVLLRLGLEPWDITRSNEPEAAELGLSARPRETASRARWINALATHPSLIQRPIITADDGTTVIGRTPDAVRSVLP encoded by the coding sequence ATGGAAATCTGGATCAACCCCGGCTGCAGCAAGTGCGTCTCCGCGCTCTCGATGCTGGACGCGGAAGACGCCTCCTACACCGTGCGGCACTACCTTGAGGAACCGCCCACGGCGCAGGAGATCGAGGAGGTACTGCTGCGCCTCGGGCTGGAGCCATGGGACATCACCCGCAGCAACGAACCCGAAGCGGCCGAGCTCGGCCTTTCCGCACGGCCCCGCGAAACCGCCTCCCGCGCGCGCTGGATCAACGCGCTGGCCACCCACCCGTCCTTGATCCAGCGACCGATCATCACCGCGGACGACGGGACCACGGTGATCGGCCGCACACCGGACGCTGTCCGGTCCGTCCTGCCCTAG
- a CDS encoding thymidylate synthase — translation MADTQYEDLLRLVLTSGTAKADRTGTGTRSVFGHQLRYDLSQGFPLITTKKVHLKSIVYELLWFLRGDSNVGWLREHGVTIWDEWADANGDLGPVYGAQWRSWPAPDGRHIDQISNVLDTLRRDPDSRRMLVSAWNVAELDKMALAPCHAFFQFYVADGRLSCQLYQRSADLFLGVPFNIASYALLTHMVAQQVGLEPGDFIWTGGDCHLYDNHLQQVTEQLSRTPFEFPQLSLRQAESLFDYAYGDVEILGYQHHPAIKAPVAV, via the coding sequence GTGGCGGACACCCAGTACGAAGACCTGTTGCGGCTGGTGCTCACGTCCGGGACGGCCAAGGCCGACCGGACGGGCACCGGGACCCGAAGTGTCTTCGGACACCAACTGCGCTACGACCTCTCGCAGGGGTTCCCGCTGATCACCACCAAGAAGGTGCACCTGAAGTCCATCGTGTACGAGCTGCTGTGGTTCCTGCGCGGCGACTCGAACGTCGGCTGGCTGCGCGAGCACGGCGTCACCATCTGGGACGAATGGGCCGACGCGAACGGTGACCTCGGCCCGGTCTACGGCGCGCAGTGGCGCTCTTGGCCCGCCCCGGACGGCCGGCACATCGACCAGATCAGCAACGTCCTCGACACACTGCGCCGCGACCCCGACTCCCGCCGGATGCTCGTCTCCGCGTGGAACGTCGCCGAGCTGGACAAGATGGCGCTGGCGCCGTGTCACGCCTTCTTCCAGTTCTACGTCGCCGACGGCAGGCTCTCCTGTCAGCTGTACCAGCGCAGCGCGGACCTGTTCCTCGGCGTCCCGTTCAACATCGCGAGCTACGCCCTGCTCACGCACATGGTGGCGCAGCAAGTCGGCCTCGAACCGGGCGACTTCATCTGGACCGGCGGCGACTGCCACCTCTACGACAATCACCTCCAGCAGGTGACCGAGCAGCTCTCGCGCACGCCGTTCGAGTTTCCCCAGTTGAGTCTGCGCCAAGCGGAGTCACTGTTCGACTACGCCTACGGCGATGTGGAAATACTCGGCTACCAGCATCACCCGGCCATCAAGGCCCCGGTCGCGGTGTGA
- a CDS encoding NAD-dependent epimerase/dehydratase family protein, protein MRVFLTGGSGYIGRATISALVRHGHTVEALARSDRAAGTVGSLGAAPLIGGLGDLGVLNAAAARAEAVVHLAQAETGAEDLAAATAMQDGIGTGTYVHTGGTWVYGDTDGVADETAAWNPPALVAWRKPVEDAVLERARHGGRPVVVRPGLLYGGENRLIDIFYTTPGKEAGAVPCIGDGANHWALVHVDDIAELYVAALDAKPGAEYVGVGGVNPTAKECALAIARSVGLDGKIASVTLEEARLQMGPIADAFAVDQQFTPARAEAELGWTPAHTDPLAVLAAGK, encoded by the coding sequence ATGAGGGTTTTCCTCACCGGTGGATCCGGATACATCGGCAGGGCGACGATCAGCGCTCTGGTCCGGCACGGCCACACCGTGGAGGCGCTGGCCCGCAGCGACCGCGCGGCCGGGACGGTCGGCTCCCTCGGAGCGGCACCGCTGATCGGCGGCCTGGGCGATCTCGGCGTACTCAACGCCGCGGCCGCCCGAGCGGAGGCGGTCGTGCACCTGGCGCAGGCCGAGACCGGGGCCGAGGACCTGGCAGCCGCCACCGCCATGCAGGACGGCATCGGTACCGGCACGTACGTGCACACCGGCGGGACCTGGGTCTACGGAGACACCGACGGCGTCGCCGACGAGACCGCCGCCTGGAACCCGCCGGCCCTGGTCGCCTGGCGCAAACCCGTGGAAGACGCCGTCCTGGAGCGCGCGCGTCACGGCGGTCGCCCCGTCGTGGTGCGACCCGGCCTGTTGTACGGCGGCGAGAACCGTCTGATCGACATCTTCTACACCACCCCGGGCAAGGAAGCGGGCGCCGTCCCCTGCATCGGCGACGGTGCGAACCACTGGGCGCTGGTGCACGTCGACGACATCGCGGAGTTGTACGTCGCCGCGCTCGACGCGAAGCCCGGAGCGGAGTACGTGGGCGTCGGCGGGGTCAACCCGACCGCGAAGGAATGCGCGCTGGCCATCGCCCGCTCTGTCGGCCTCGACGGCAAGATCGCGTCGGTCACCCTGGAGGAGGCCCGCCTGCAGATGGGCCCGATCGCGGACGCCTTCGCCGTGGACCAGCAGTTCACTCCGGCGCGTGCCGAGGCCGAACTCGGGTGGACACCAGCGCACACCGACCCGCTGGCCGTCCTCGCAGCCGGCAAGTGA
- a CDS encoding CbtA family protein: MNSATVRNLLVRGMLAGLAAGVLALVVAYLLGEPYVDKAIAFEEGHSHGHEMEVVSRSLQSTAGLATGVLIYGVAFGGIAALAYAFALGRVGRFTPRATALLLSGCALLTVYVVPFLKYPANPPSVGHPDTIGKRTTLYFLMMVLSVLLTIAATILGKRLAPSLGTWWATVVAVAAFVLVIGLAYAFLPVVNEVPREFPATVLWRFRLSALAIQMALWTGFGLVFGELAERLLNPKPAAAATARQPAAGLN, encoded by the coding sequence ATGAACTCCGCAACGGTAAGAAACCTCCTCGTGCGCGGCATGCTCGCCGGCCTCGCGGCCGGCGTGCTCGCGCTGGTCGTGGCCTACCTTCTCGGCGAGCCGTACGTCGACAAGGCGATCGCCTTCGAGGAGGGCCACTCCCACGGGCACGAGATGGAAGTGGTCTCCCGCTCCCTGCAGTCCACCGCCGGCCTGGCCACCGGCGTCCTCATCTACGGGGTCGCCTTCGGCGGCATCGCCGCCCTCGCCTACGCCTTCGCACTCGGCCGCGTCGGCCGCTTCACCCCCCGCGCGACGGCACTGCTGCTGTCCGGCTGCGCACTGCTCACCGTCTACGTCGTCCCCTTCCTGAAGTACCCGGCCAACCCGCCGTCCGTCGGCCACCCCGACACCATTGGCAAGCGGACCACCCTGTACTTCCTGATGATGGTGCTCAGCGTCCTCCTCACGATCGCCGCCACGATCTTGGGCAAGCGCCTGGCGCCGTCCCTGGGCACATGGTGGGCGACCGTGGTCGCGGTGGCCGCCTTCGTGCTGGTGATCGGGCTCGCGTACGCGTTCCTGCCCGTCGTCAATGAGGTGCCGAGAGAGTTCCCGGCCACCGTGCTGTGGCGCTTCCGGCTCTCCGCGCTGGCCATCCAGATGGCTTTGTGGACCGGATTCGGTCTGGTCTTCGGCGAGTTGGCCGAACGGCTGCTGAATCCCAAGCCCGCCGCGGCTGCCACGGCACGCCAACCGGCGGCCGGCCTCAACTGA
- a CDS encoding SigE family RNA polymerase sigma factor — MEQGRAEGFDGFVATRWSALFHLSRLLVGGDRHRAEDLLQEALVKLWFVWPRIAEEAPEAYVRKVLARAAARSARRRWWGESPVEQLPDLPAAGDVSAAVAERSRLEWALAQLPPRQRAAVVLRYYQDLSEKQVAEVLGCPVGTARSHASRGVARLRRILFDVIEPVG, encoded by the coding sequence GTGGAACAGGGTCGAGCCGAAGGGTTCGACGGGTTCGTGGCAACTCGCTGGTCGGCGTTGTTCCACCTCTCCCGTCTGCTCGTGGGAGGCGATCGGCACCGGGCCGAGGACCTGCTGCAGGAAGCCCTGGTCAAGCTCTGGTTCGTCTGGCCGCGGATCGCCGAGGAGGCCCCGGAGGCGTACGTACGCAAGGTGCTGGCGCGCGCGGCGGCACGCTCGGCACGGCGACGCTGGTGGGGCGAGAGCCCGGTCGAGCAGTTGCCGGACCTGCCCGCGGCGGGCGACGTGTCCGCGGCCGTCGCAGAGCGTTCGCGGCTGGAGTGGGCCCTGGCCCAACTCCCGCCGCGGCAGCGGGCCGCGGTGGTACTGCGCTACTACCAGGACCTTTCCGAAAAGCAGGTCGCCGAAGTACTGGGGTGCCCGGTGGGCACCGCCCGGTCCCATGCCTCGCGGGGCGTGGCCCGGCTGCGTCGCATCTTGTTCGACGTCATCGAGCCGGTGGGGTGA
- a CDS encoding TMEM165/GDT1 family protein: MTFDPVALVTAFGLIFLAELPDKTMFASLAMGTRMRPLYVWFGTSTAFVVHVTIAVGAGSLLSLLPTLAVKLVSAALFAFGAVVLLRGSGDDEDETAGKTVTGFWPVYTTAFMAVFISEWGDLTQITTANLAATNGWLPTAIGSAAALMSVSALALLAGRFIAKKVPLKTVQRFGALCMAGLAIWTLVEAVTG, from the coding sequence ATGACCTTCGACCCCGTGGCGCTCGTCACCGCGTTCGGACTGATCTTCCTCGCGGAGCTGCCCGACAAGACGATGTTCGCCTCGCTGGCCATGGGCACCCGCATGCGGCCGCTGTACGTGTGGTTCGGCACCTCCACGGCATTCGTCGTGCACGTGACCATCGCCGTGGGCGCCGGCAGCCTGCTCAGCCTGCTGCCCACCCTGGCCGTCAAACTCGTCTCCGCCGCCCTGTTCGCCTTCGGCGCCGTCGTCCTGCTGCGAGGGTCGGGCGACGATGAGGACGAGACCGCCGGGAAGACCGTCACCGGTTTCTGGCCCGTCTACACCACTGCCTTCATGGCCGTGTTCATCAGCGAATGGGGTGATCTGACGCAGATCACCACGGCCAACCTTGCCGCCACGAACGGCTGGCTGCCCACCGCGATCGGATCCGCCGCCGCCCTGATGTCTGTCTCCGCCCTGGCCCTGCTGGCCGGGCGGTTCATCGCCAAGAAGGTGCCGCTGAAGACCGTGCAGCGCTTCGGTGCCCTCTGCATGGCGGGCCTTGCCATCTGGACCCTCGTCGAGGCGGTCACCGGCTGA
- a CDS encoding DUF2231 domain-containing protein produces MTTPHQPHQAKQPVSAALAGPYGHPFHPILVTVPIGAWAAALVFDIASHLVKGPEFLSRGAMWLIALGVIGALAAATVGFLDLFAIPTGTRAFRVGLVHMTLNLLVTAAYLGNFLWRHAGGGPSGSVGAGQLALNAATFVVLGVSGWLGGKLSYRYGVRVADEATQAEGFTPAHAEKLTPVQPGAQGRTG; encoded by the coding sequence ATGACCACGCCTCATCAGCCGCATCAGGCCAAGCAGCCGGTCAGTGCCGCGCTTGCCGGCCCCTATGGGCACCCGTTCCACCCGATCCTCGTCACCGTGCCGATCGGAGCCTGGGCGGCCGCCCTGGTCTTCGACATCGCCTCCCACCTCGTGAAGGGGCCGGAGTTCTTGTCCCGGGGGGCGATGTGGCTGATCGCCCTCGGCGTCATCGGCGCCCTGGCGGCGGCCACGGTGGGCTTCCTGGATCTGTTCGCCATCCCGACCGGTACCCGTGCTTTCCGGGTGGGCCTGGTCCACATGACCTTGAACCTGCTGGTGACCGCCGCCTACCTCGGCAATTTCCTGTGGCGGCACGCCGGTGGAGGCCCCTCCGGCAGCGTGGGGGCGGGGCAGCTGGCGCTCAATGCCGCCACCTTCGTCGTACTGGGCGTCTCGGGATGGCTGGGCGGCAAGTTGTCCTACCGCTACGGCGTCCGGGTCGCCGACGAGGCGACCCAGGCCGAGGGGTTCACCCCCGCACACGCCGAGAAGCTCACCCCCGTACAGCCAGGTGCACAGGGTCGCACCGGCTGA
- the folE gene encoding GTP cyclohydrolase I FolE, with amino-acid sequence MSQHHAALSHSSEPIPQQVPALHVVSPVEQETDLAAAEQAAGQFLRALGISTDSESLRGTPGRMTRAYAELFSPRSFDLTTFPNDEGYDELVLARNIPLRSVCEHHLLPFVGTAHIGYLPGRRILGLSKLARILEHFACRPQVQERLTKQVADWLQNQLQPKGVGVVIEAEHTCMTLRGVQATGTTTMTSTLLGLLRTDARSRSEFLTLTGLPG; translated from the coding sequence ATGTCCCAGCACCACGCCGCCCTGTCGCATTCGTCCGAGCCGATACCTCAGCAGGTGCCTGCCCTGCATGTGGTCTCCCCCGTCGAGCAGGAGACCGACCTGGCAGCCGCCGAGCAGGCCGCCGGGCAGTTCCTGCGAGCTCTGGGCATCAGCACCGACTCCGAGAGCCTGCGCGGCACTCCGGGCCGTATGACACGCGCCTATGCCGAGTTGTTCTCGCCCCGCTCGTTCGACCTGACGACCTTCCCCAACGACGAGGGGTACGACGAACTCGTCCTGGCCCGCAACATTCCCCTGCGGTCGGTGTGCGAGCACCATCTGCTGCCCTTCGTCGGCACCGCCCACATCGGCTACCTGCCGGGCCGACGGATCCTCGGACTGTCCAAACTCGCCCGCATCCTGGAACACTTCGCCTGTCGGCCACAGGTACAGGAGCGCCTCACCAAGCAGGTGGCGGACTGGCTGCAGAACCAGCTGCAGCCCAAAGGCGTCGGGGTGGTCATCGAGGCCGAGCACACCTGCATGACCCTGCGCGGCGTCCAGGCCACCGGCACCACCACCATGACTTCCACCCTGCTAGGCCTGCTGCGCACCGACGCCCGCTCGCGCAGCGAATTCCTCACACTGACCGGCCTGCCCGGCTGA
- a CDS encoding CbtB-domain containing protein, with translation MAQHVAQPTATTPALPAKLPIGAIAPWAVFFGILMLVLLYFVGAEQGATSVFNGTDVHEWVHDARHLLGFPCH, from the coding sequence ATGGCGCAGCATGTCGCCCAGCCGACTGCCACCACTCCCGCTCTTCCCGCCAAGCTGCCGATCGGCGCGATCGCTCCTTGGGCGGTCTTCTTCGGCATCCTGATGCTGGTCCTGCTGTACTTCGTCGGCGCCGAGCAGGGCGCCACCTCCGTGTTCAACGGCACGGACGTTCACGAGTGGGTGCACGACGCCCGCCACCTGCTCGGCTTCCCCTGCCACTGA
- a CDS encoding bifunctional glycosyltransferase family 2/GtrA family protein gives MNQLPQPTPVSAHHREPVLDVVVPVFNEQADVERSVRRLHAHLRDTFPYPFRITIADNASTDETPRIAARLAATLPQTQWLRLSEKGRGRALHAAWSNSRAPVLAYVDVDLSTDLAALLPLVAPLISGHSDIAIGTRLARGARVVRGPRREVISRCYNALLRSTLAVGFSDAQCGFKAVRRDVAERLLPLVQDTGWFFDTELLVIAERAGLRIHEVPVDWVDDPDSRVDVLSTALADLRGIARIGRALARGALPTAALRRSGDDGPSGGLAGQLLRFCAVGAVSTVGYVLLYAALRPATGAQAANAIALLVCALANTAANRRLTFGLRGHGGALRHHAKGLLVFAIGLALTSGSLAALHHLFPAAARTAEIAVLVAANLAATLVRFALLRAWVFRARRHGTDSATA, from the coding sequence ATGAACCAACTGCCGCAGCCCACACCGGTGTCGGCGCACCACCGCGAGCCCGTCCTGGACGTGGTCGTGCCGGTGTTCAACGAGCAGGCAGATGTGGAGCGCAGCGTACGGCGGCTGCACGCCCATCTACGGGACACCTTCCCGTACCCCTTCCGCATCACCATCGCGGACAACGCCAGCACCGACGAGACCCCGCGGATCGCGGCCCGGCTCGCTGCCACGCTGCCGCAGACGCAGTGGCTCCGTCTGTCGGAGAAGGGCCGCGGCCGCGCCCTGCACGCCGCATGGTCGAACTCGCGGGCGCCGGTGCTCGCCTACGTCGACGTGGACCTGTCGACCGATCTCGCCGCGCTGTTGCCGTTGGTCGCCCCCCTCATATCCGGGCACTCCGACATCGCCATCGGCACCCGCCTGGCCCGCGGCGCCCGGGTGGTGCGCGGCCCCCGTCGCGAGGTCATCTCCCGTTGCTACAACGCCCTGTTGCGCTCCACGCTCGCCGTCGGCTTCTCCGACGCGCAGTGCGGTTTCAAGGCGGTGCGGCGGGATGTCGCCGAACGGCTGCTGCCCCTGGTGCAGGACACCGGGTGGTTCTTCGACACGGAACTTCTGGTGATCGCGGAGCGGGCCGGACTGCGCATCCACGAAGTGCCGGTCGACTGGGTCGACGATCCCGACAGCAGGGTCGACGTCCTGTCCACGGCCCTGGCCGACCTGCGGGGCATCGCCCGGATCGGCCGGGCGCTGGCCCGCGGGGCGCTGCCGACGGCCGCACTGCGCCGCAGCGGCGACGACGGGCCGTCGGGCGGTCTGGCCGGCCAACTGCTGCGGTTCTGCGCGGTGGGAGCCGTCAGCACCGTCGGGTACGTACTGCTGTACGCGGCATTGCGCCCCGCCACCGGGGCGCAGGCCGCCAACGCGATCGCGCTACTGGTCTGCGCTCTGGCCAACACGGCGGCGAACCGGCGGCTCACCTTCGGGCTGCGAGGCCACGGCGGCGCGCTGCGCCACCACGCCAAGGGCCTGCTGGTCTTCGCCATCGGCCTGGCCCTCACCAGTGGATCACTCGCCGCGCTGCACCACCTGTTCCCCGCGGCGGCACGGACCGCGGAGATCGCGGTGCTCGTCGCCGCCAACCTGGCAGCCACCCTCGTCCGCTTCGCGCTGTTGCGCGCCTGGGTGTTCCGCGCCCGCCGGCACGGGACGGACTCCGCGACCGCATGA
- a CDS encoding histidine phosphatase family protein, translating into MTSRVILISPASNPSLRQARFDDGRTPLDESGTARAGAAAWTPRSPARVLTSPSLRCRETAAALGLREGDPRAELAGLHVGRWQGRTLDEVGSAEPEAVAQWLADPASAPHGGESVQQLCSRIGQWLDSEYVADDRTIAVVEPDVVRAVVVQVSQAPPTVFWRIDVAPLTATEISGRAGRWNLRVGRPLGGRDTDG; encoded by the coding sequence GTGACCAGCCGCGTCATCCTCATCTCGCCCGCGAGCAACCCGTCCCTGCGCCAGGCTCGCTTCGACGACGGCCGGACCCCGCTCGATGAGAGCGGTACTGCGCGGGCCGGGGCGGCGGCCTGGACGCCGCGTTCGCCCGCCCGTGTCCTCACTTCCCCCAGTCTGCGCTGCCGGGAGACGGCCGCCGCACTCGGACTGCGCGAGGGTGACCCTCGGGCGGAACTCGCGGGCCTGCACGTGGGCCGGTGGCAGGGCCGCACGCTCGACGAGGTCGGCTCGGCCGAGCCGGAGGCGGTGGCGCAGTGGCTCGCCGACCCGGCTTCGGCGCCTCACGGCGGGGAGTCGGTGCAGCAGCTGTGCTCGCGCATCGGACAGTGGCTGGACAGCGAGTACGTGGCGGACGACCGCACGATCGCCGTCGTGGAGCCCGATGTCGTGCGGGCCGTGGTGGTGCAGGTGTCGCAAGCGCCGCCGACGGTCTTCTGGCGCATCGACGTGGCGCCTCTCACGGCGACGGAGATCAGCGGCCGAGCGGGACGCTGGAACCTGCGTGTGGGGCGCCCTCTCGGCGGGCGGGACACCGACGGCTGA
- a CDS encoding NAD(P)/FAD-dependent oxidoreductase — MSENQHDTCVIGAGPAGLAVARALAERDLPYTHIERHTGPGGLWDIDNPGSPMYESAHFISSKSLSGFGGYPMPDHFADYPPHRQILSYLTSFADAYGLTDRIDFGTEVRSVEKNPDGTWTVIRADGRAGTHRQVVVCTGSQWHPNVPDLPGHFTGEIRHTVTYRSSAELQGKRVLVVGAGNSGLDIACDAARSADHAAISMRRGYWFIPKHLFGRPVDTIAAGGPHLPMWLQQKLFGGLLRLVNGDPRRLGLQKPDHKLFETHPAINSLLIHHLQHGDITARPGIARAEGRTVHFTDGTSDDFDLILLATGYVHKVPVAQRYFGDEQHPDLYLSSFSRDHEGLFGVGFVETNSGAYQLFDSQAQLIASFIQDSRAGLPTAERFARLVRSDRPDLSGGLKFVDSPRHIGYVHSDAFVKYLGKVADGMGWRTAGLPPRATSVRQEAVAS; from the coding sequence GTGAGTGAGAACCAGCACGACACCTGTGTGATCGGTGCCGGACCCGCGGGACTGGCGGTCGCCAGGGCGCTGGCCGAGCGGGACCTGCCGTACACGCACATCGAACGCCACACCGGGCCGGGTGGGCTGTGGGACATCGACAACCCGGGCAGCCCGATGTACGAGTCGGCCCACTTCATCTCCAGCAAGTCGCTGTCCGGGTTCGGTGGCTATCCGATGCCGGACCACTTCGCCGACTACCCGCCGCACCGCCAGATCCTGTCGTACCTGACGTCGTTCGCCGATGCCTACGGGCTCACGGACCGGATCGACTTCGGCACCGAGGTCCGCAGCGTGGAGAAGAATCCGGACGGCACCTGGACGGTCATCCGGGCCGACGGCCGGGCCGGCACACACCGGCAGGTCGTGGTGTGCACGGGGTCGCAGTGGCACCCCAACGTCCCCGATCTTCCCGGCCACTTCACCGGCGAGATCCGGCACACGGTCACCTACCGCAGCAGCGCGGAACTGCAGGGAAAGCGTGTGCTGGTGGTGGGCGCGGGCAATTCCGGGCTGGACATCGCCTGCGATGCGGCGCGGTCCGCCGACCACGCGGCGATCAGCATGCGCCGGGGCTACTGGTTCATTCCCAAGCACCTGTTCGGCCGGCCGGTGGACACCATCGCCGCGGGCGGCCCCCACCTTCCGATGTGGTTGCAGCAGAAGCTGTTCGGCGGCCTGCTGCGGCTGGTCAACGGTGACCCGCGCAGGCTCGGTCTGCAAAAGCCGGACCACAAGCTGTTCGAGACCCACCCGGCCATCAACTCGCTGCTGATCCACCACCTCCAGCACGGGGACATCACCGCCCGGCCAGGCATTGCCCGCGCCGAGGGCCGGACGGTCCACTTCACCGACGGCACCAGCGACGACTTCGACCTGATCCTGCTGGCGACGGGATACGTCCACAAAGTCCCCGTCGCCCAGCGGTACTTCGGCGACGAACAGCACCCCGACCTCTACCTGTCCTCCTTCTCCCGCGACCACGAGGGCCTGTTCGGCGTCGGCTTCGTGGAGACCAACTCCGGCGCCTACCAACTCTTCGACAGCCAGGCCCAGTTGATCGCCTCCTTCATTCAGGACTCCAGGGCCGGGCTGCCGACCGCCGAACGGTTCGCCCGCCTGGTCCGCAGCGACCGGCCGGACCTGTCCGGCGGACTGAAGTTCGTCGACTCTCCTCGCCACATCGGCTACGTGCACAGCGACGCCTTCGTGAAGTACCTCGGCAAGGTCGCCGACGGGATGGGCTGGCGCACCGCGGGTCTGCCACCGCGGGCGACGTCCGTGCGGCAGGAGGCGGTGGCGTCATGA
- a CDS encoding LysR family transcriptional regulator, with protein sequence MDLDLRKLRYFVAVAQELHFGRAAERLHIAQPVLSRQIRSLEDELGAEVFTRDRRGTVLTAAGEQLLEDAVPLLASAQALLTRVTAAAHDTQTLTIGFMPGITVTPAMVAFAARHPDVNVRLLRTTWDDQVEVLQDGRADISIVRLPINEHGLEVRPLFREPRVVVLPVGHPLADRKSVTVADLASEHLLQDPNAVPEWRHVAVELRGNRRPEVPVIHQVEEKLELVAAGAGICVLPLSTAGFYTRADVVALRVDGIGPNEVALAWVAGRRSPLIHDFAEAAADSLADVHPEAHGPAPQ encoded by the coding sequence GTGGATCTCGACCTGCGGAAGCTCCGTTACTTCGTGGCGGTGGCGCAAGAGCTGCACTTCGGGCGGGCGGCCGAGCGGCTGCACATCGCGCAGCCCGTGCTGTCCCGACAGATCCGCAGCCTGGAGGACGAGCTCGGGGCGGAAGTGTTCACCCGTGACCGCAGGGGCACTGTGCTCACCGCAGCGGGAGAGCAGCTGCTGGAGGACGCCGTTCCCCTGCTCGCCTCGGCCCAGGCACTGCTCACGCGCGTGACGGCGGCGGCACACGACACCCAGACGCTGACCATCGGCTTCATGCCCGGCATCACGGTCACCCCTGCCATGGTCGCGTTCGCCGCACGGCACCCGGACGTGAACGTGCGCCTGTTGCGCACCACGTGGGACGACCAGGTGGAAGTGCTGCAGGACGGCCGGGCAGACATCAGCATCGTACGGCTGCCCATCAACGAGCACGGCTTGGAGGTGCGGCCACTCTTCCGGGAGCCACGGGTCGTCGTCCTGCCTGTCGGGCATCCCTTGGCGGACCGGAAGTCGGTGACCGTCGCCGATCTTGCCTCCGAGCACCTTCTGCAGGACCCGAATGCCGTTCCCGAGTGGCGCCATGTGGCTGTGGAGCTGAGGGGCAATCGGCGACCCGAGGTTCCGGTGATCCATCAGGTCGAGGAGAAGCTCGAACTGGTGGCCGCCGGTGCCGGGATCTGTGTGCTCCCGCTGTCCACCGCCGGCTTCTACACCCGGGCGGACGTGGTCGCACTGCGCGTCGACGGCATCGGCCCCAATGAGGTGGCCCTGGCGTGGGTGGCCGGCCGCCGGTCCCCACTCATCCACGACTTCGCCGAGGCCGCGGCGGATTCCCTCGCCGATGTTCATCCGGAAGCACACGGGCCGGCGCCGCAGTAG